GGCAGCGGCAGGAGATCCTTGAACCCACCTATCCAGCATAGGTTGTTTACCGACCCACCGCCTGCAAACCTGGCGATGGCGTTGGAGCGATCGCTCAAGGCTCCCCCCTCCATCTCTGTCCCCTAAGCAGAGAGTCCAGCATTCTTTTTCAACTCAGACGCTACCTGTTCTAGCTGCTGACGCTCTCGCTTCAGATTCTCTTCTAATTCCTGGATCTGTTCCCGGCGGGCTTCAATTTCTAAGCGTTGGCGACCCAGTTCCTGACTTTGGAAGGTCAGATTTTGCCGCCACTGTTCGGCTCGCTCTGCTTCCTGTTGCAAAAAAACCGGGGGTCAGCCCTTTAACCAGATAGGTCTCTATCAATTCTAGAATCCAAGGAGTTGCGTCTTGCAGACTCAGAACTTCTCCTGCCTCAGAGAAATCGAGCAGAACCAGGGAACCATCCCTGAGCGTGTCTGTGGCAATGGAGCAGACAACGTCATCTAGGAGTTGCCAACTATGTTCCGATATCTGGCGAGCCAGCAGCCGCAGTTCGGTTGGATAGGTATGTTCCTTTCCCGTAACCTGAGCAAGATGTAGCATTACACCGGAAGATGCACAATTCAGGATGCATGGAGACAGTATAATCTTTGTCCACCCTGTCCCGGTGCAGAATCCACCAAAATTATCGGATTCTCTGTCCCTCCTCACCATTTAAATCCATCTATGGAAATCACCCCTCGTCCCCGCTGGTTTGTTCGCCACGATATTGATGGCTTTTTCGGTCTCGCCCTCGATAACTTTATTCAAATTTTGCTAATTGTTAATCTCTGTCAGACGGTGCTGGGTTTCTCTCCGGCTCTGGTGTACGGACGGATTTTGCCGGGAGTGGCCCTGAGTTTGATTGTCGGTAATGTGTACTATAGTTGGCTGGCCTATCGTCAGGGACAACGGGAGCAACGGGATGATTTGACTGCGATTCCCTATGGCATTAATACGATTAGTTTGTTTGCTTATGGTTTTTCTGGTGATGTTACCCGTCAAGCTCGGGGCGATCGCCCAAGGAATGGCTCCTGAGCCAGCGGCGGAATTGGCCTGGAAAGCAGGGCTGGTCGCTTGTTTCGGCTCCGGGATCATCGAGTTCGCGGGAGCTTGGGTGGGGGAATATCTGCAACGGTTAGCACCCCGGGCGGCTCTGCTCTCGACCTTGGGAGGCATTGCCCTCACCTTTATTGCCATTGGCTTTCTGTTTCGTACCTATGCGTATCCTGTGGTGGGTCTGGTACCCTTAGGGGTGATCCTGCTCAGCTATTTCGGGCGGGTGCGCTTTGGCATTCCGGGTGGGTTACTTGCGGTTCTCTTGGGGATGGGACTGGCTTGGGGAACAGGGCTGGTGAGTTGGGATACGACTCGCCTGATGGCCGCCCTCGATCCGATTGGGGTCTATGTACCACAAGTTTGGCTGGGAGAACTCTGGGATGCACGGGGAACGCTGGTGGAATACCTGAGCATCATTTTGCCCATGGGGTTATTTAACCTGGTGGGGAGCTTGCAAAACCTCGAAAGTGCCGAAGCAGCGGGCGATCGCTACCCAGTAGCTCCCTGTTTAGCCACGAATGGCATCGGTACCGTCGTTGCCGCCATCTGTGGCTCTTGTTTCCCGACCACAATTTATATTGGTCATCCCGGATGGAAAACCATGGGAGCGCGGGTAGGCTATTCCCTACTCAATGGCATCATTATGGGACTTCTCTGCTTGACAGGAACCATTGCCCTGCTCACCTATTGGGTGCCGGTGGAAGCAGGGATGGCGATCGTGTTGTGGATTGGGATTGTGATTGTTGCCCAGAGCTTCACCGCCACCCCCTCCCACCATGCCCCTGCTGTTGTGGTGGGGTTGTTGCCGGGAATTGCTGGCTGGGGAGCCTTGATTGCCAAAAATTCCCTGCGGGCAGCAGGGTTAGGAACCCCTAACCAGCCGTTTTCGCCGGATCTGGTAGCGCTGTTTAAGCTGAGTGATACCTATATTGACGGTGCCTTTGCCCTGGAACAGGGTTTTATTTTTTCGGCCATGATTTTAGCCGCGATCACGGTCTATATTATTGAACAGCAATTTCGTCAGGCTGCTTACTGGGCATTGGCGGCAGCGTTTCTGTCTTGGGTGGGGTTAATGCACGCCTTTAAGTGGACTGCTGCCGATACCGTTATTGACCTGGGATGGGGAACTGGGGGAGCCTGGGCGGTGGGCTATGGATTGATGTCAATTCTTTTTTTCTATGCCGCTTGGCAATCCAGCCGTCCGTCCCCATCGTCTTGACACTCAAATGATGCGGCAGCGGCTACTCGACACTCACGACCTTAAATCGGGCTAGCCTAAGCAATGCTAGGGATCACGTACAACTCAAGGGCGATCGCTGGCGATAGCGATAGTAGGCAGCACAGGCTCCCTCCGAGGACACCATGGGCGCACCGAGGGGATGTTCTGGCTTACAGCCTTTGGCAAAGGCTGGACAATCCAGGGGTTTCTGAATCCCCTGCAAAATCTGACCACTGATGCAGTCCGAGGTTTCAGCCGTGGGGAGATTTGATAATGGCAGTAGCCCTTTTTTCAAAGCATCAAACCCCGCATAGGCCGAACGCAGGCCCAACCCACTTTGGGGAATGGTGCCTAAGCCGCGCCACTGCTGGGGGATGACTTCAAAAATTTCTTGCATCATCTGTTGGGCGATCGCATTCCCCTGTTTTTGCACCGAGCGGCGGTATTGATTTTCCACCTTTGCTTGCCCCGATTCTAATTGTTGTAGACAGAGATAAATTCCCTGCAACAGATCCACTGGTTCAAAGCCCGTGACGACGATGGGAATCTGGTAACGGGTCGCGATCGCATCGTAGGCTGCATACCCCATGACCGTACAGACATGCCCCGCCGCAAGAAACCCCTGGACTTGACAGTTGGGGTCAGACAACAGCGCTGCCATGGCGGGGGGGACTAAGACATGGGAAACCAACAATGA
This genomic stretch from Neosynechococcus sphagnicola sy1 harbors:
- a CDS encoding NCS2 family permease; translation: MMLPVKLGAIAQGMAPEPAAELAWKAGLVACFGSGIIEFAGAWVGEYLQRLAPRAALLSTLGGIALTFIAIGFLFRTYAYPVVGLVPLGVILLSYFGRVRFGIPGGLLAVLLGMGLAWGTGLVSWDTTRLMAALDPIGVYVPQVWLGELWDARGTLVEYLSIILPMGLFNLVGSLQNLESAEAAGDRYPVAPCLATNGIGTVVAAICGSCFPTTIYIGHPGWKTMGARVGYSLLNGIIMGLLCLTGTIALLTYWVPVEAGMAIVLWIGIVIVAQSFTATPSHHAPAVVVGLLPGIAGWGALIAKNSLRAAGLGTPNQPFSPDLVALFKLSDTYIDGAFALEQGFIFSAMILAAITVYIIEQQFRQAAYWALAAAFLSWVGLMHAFKWTAADTVIDLGWGTGGAWAVGYGLMSILFFYAAWQSSRPSPSS
- the hypD gene encoding hydrogenase formation protein HypD, which translates into the protein MKFLAEFRDADLARQYVAAIAHLTTRPWAIMEVCGGQTHTIVKFGLDQLLPDTIRLIHGPGCPVCVTPAKIIDAALAIARQPQVIFCSFGDMLRVPGSIPAWNDTVPTVAMDLLAVKAAGGDVRIVYSPLDAVDIARNCPDQEVVFFAVGFETTAPATAMAVYQAQQLGLKNFSLLVSHVLVPPAMAALLSDPNCQVQGFLAAGHVCTVMGYAAYDAIATRYQIPIVVTGFEPVDLLQGIYLCLQQLESGQAKVENQYRRSVQKQGNAIAQQMMQEIFEVIPQQWRGLGTIPQSGLGLRSAYAGFDALKKGLLPLSNLPTAETSDCISGQILQGIQKPLDCPAFAKGCKPEHPLGAPMVSSEGACAAYYRYRQRSPLSCT